GCAACAAACGAACATCTAACTTAATTTTTCGGCattatatattacatttttcaagTGGCCATTGATTAAAGTGATATTTTCCTACCAGTCATTTCTGAGTGGGAGACCATTATGATTTCACCCGCAGTTGTGAGATAACACAGCAAATCATTGCAAAACTCTCGTCTTGACTCTATATTTGGAGTGAACCAAGAATCTGACGTGGCACAATTGGAGGGTGTAAATTCTTACACTTGGAACAACCTTTCTAGGGAGTAGTTGGCTAAAAGTAGCACATAACAAATGAAAGATTAATATGTATATAATTAGCCTTTTTGACATAGCAAAGATATTCAATCACCTGATTTACACAAATGAACGAAATGACAGACTCCACAACGCCAAAGAACAAGCTCCAAGGCAAGGTGGCCATAGTCACTGGTGGAGCAAGCGGCATAGGCGAAGCCACGGCTCGCCATTTCGCCACTCACGGCGCAAGAGCCATCGTTATCGCGGACGTCCAAGACGAAATGGGCCAAAGCGTCGCTGCATCTATCAGCCTCAACATATGCAGCTATGTTCATTGCGATGTCAGCGACGAGGAACAGGTGAGAACGTTGGTAGACTCGACAGTCAATAAGTACGGATGCCTCGACATCATGTTCAGCAATGCGGGCATAGGTCGAGCGACCAACACGCGTGAGCAGAGCGTGTTCGACATAGACTTGTCGGCTTACGACAAGCTCATGGCGGTGAACGCCCGCGGGATGGTGGCGTGTGTGAAGCACGCGGTGAAGGCGATGGTGGAAGGGCACGTGAGGGGGAGCATAATTTGCACAACGAGCATGGCGGCGAGTATTGGTACTGACAGGTTTGTCGACTATGCCATGTCGAAGCACGCAGTGTTAGGGCTGGTGAGGTCAGCGAGCTTGCAGGTGGGTTCATATGGGATACGTGTGAATTGTGTTTCACCAGGGGTAGTTGGGACGCCATTACTAAAGGACACGATGAGGTTGGACAATGATGAGAAGATAGGTAAGATGCAAGAGTTAAGTTCGTACTTGAAAGGTGGGTTGCTAATGCCGAAAAATGTGGCGGACGCTGTGGTGTTTCTTGCTTCTGAGGATTCCCAATTTGTCACTGGACATAATTTGGTGGTAGATGCTGGGTTTAAACCTAAAGTTTAAGAGGTGGTTAGTAATCCATCACCAATGTTATAGAATTTAGAATATTActatatgtttgtttatttgtgtgttgtgaCTTCTTAATTTCACTGGTATGGTGGTTGTGGTGTCTTATACGCTAGGTGTATCTGTGAGTCCAATATGTCAGGGTGTTATAATAAGTCTCATACACTGGGCGCATGCAAGAATTTCCCTTTGTGGTTCGAGGCTCGTTTGTACGTTGCTTAAGCTGGTTATTGCATAATGACCTTATTAGATGCAATAATGAAATAACTTGAACTTTTTTAAAGTCTGTAATAAAGTGTTCTGGTGTTGATTATCGAAAAAGAATATGAAGTGTGTTTTGGTGTTATTTTGTGTGAAAAACTATCATAAAGTTATAGCAGTTTTTATTCCAAACCGAGAAAGCCCTAGTGGTGCAGTTTCCAGTGGTGACTCAAGAAATTTTCTTTAGAGTGGTCATTAAAAatctacaataataataataagagagatactatatttataacattttttacaacatttttacaacaaatctcatgtggttagttgttattggtttaaatttgaaactaacactaagattacttttttgctctaacaataacaaccagtaacaaccttctacttagaatttgttgtaaaaatattataaacatatcatttctctatctctaataataataataataataaacttgaatatattgactGATGGTCCCGAAAATATACTCGTCCACCCAAGAAGGACGATAGACAAGGACTACACCGAAGCTAGCTCAATCCAGGAGGAACTACCTGACAAAGACTCAACCATCGTCCCTCAATCAGGATGAAGCGTTACAAAAGATAAATAATGATCTTCCGTACCGTTGGAAGATATATCTATCCATTTAACACCCCACATGGGCGTTACAACTTCGGCAATGATTCCACCATTAAAACAAAACCAACGGCTAAGAAGAAAGCGCCTATATATATCCATAGACAAAACCCAACGAAGAGGTACACAAAAAATTTCCTAATACATCCATATTACTTTCTTCAAACTCTAGctattctaactttggcatcggaggctCTGTAGCAGGCACTACACCGGTGACCATACTTTCTTTTCAACTTGTCTCAGGATTAGGATTAGCTGTGGACGACTCCCGTCTGGACGAACATCTTTATTGATGATTCgagcatcatcagtttggcgccgtttgtggggaCGACTCTTGAGCATCCAGTTCAAGAACACAGTTTCATTCCAAGTTATAAGTTCAAATGGAGTCCAGCACTAACCCAGATCCTGCGGCATTGGCCCTACAAATTCAGTCATTAGCAGCCATTGTGGAGGAACTTACCAAGCAAAACCAGGAGATGAGGCAGCGACTGCAGTAAGAAGATAACCACATGGAAATCAACAGGGACGATGATGAAGACCATCACAGGAGACGAACTAGCACTCTAGAAGAGGCAAATTCAGATTTCCTTAGGGagatgaggaaagagatggacgagCTAAGAAACGCTATCAAGGGAAAAACGGATCAAAGTTTGGACAGAATTGTCAAAAAGACGGATTCACCCTTTACCGTAGCAATCCAGGAGTGCCGGGTACCCTCCAATTTCCGTCTACCCCAGCTTGAACCCTTTGGCGAATTAAAAGATCCGTTGGATCATCTAAACACATTCAAGACGACCCTAGGTCTTCAGCAACCTCGTGA
The Quercus lobata isolate SW786 chromosome 10, ValleyOak3.0 Primary Assembly, whole genome shotgun sequence DNA segment above includes these coding regions:
- the LOC115965913 gene encoding (-)-isopiperitenol/(-)-carveol dehydrogenase, mitochondrial-like is translated as MNEMTDSTTPKNKLQGKVAIVTGGASGIGEATARHFATHGARAIVIADVQDEMGQSVAASISLNICSYVHCDVSDEEQVRTLVDSTVNKYGCLDIMFSNAGIGRATNTREQSVFDIDLSAYDKLMAVNARGMVACVKHAVKAMVEGHVRGSIICTTSMAASIGTDRFVDYAMSKHAVLGLVRSASLQVGSYGIRVNCVSPGVVGTPLLKDTMRLDNDEKIGKMQELSSYLKGGLLMPKNVADAVVFLASEDSQFVTGHNLVVDAGFKPKV